Proteins encoded by one window of Synechococcus sp. MVIR-18-1:
- a CDS encoding cofactor assembly of complex C subunit B, which produces MLRSHQWCLLAGVLVLGLSILNASTAETITPSLERADVLAGMAGVGLMLVSILWTRASPRSPEAVALEGEQGFVLSSDLPDAVRAEMAWGSHQFLTATSAATILVFWEGSVLLRRGLLGVGDFEPGEICRRSVQKQELISLVKTALYPGKAEFDPVLPGLPSVMVQPLGESGWVVIGGWSERCFSRSDERWLSGWAERLKTTLEVAELEEES; this is translated from the coding sequence ATGTTGAGATCCCACCAATGGTGTTTGCTCGCAGGTGTTCTTGTTTTGGGGCTTTCCATCCTTAACGCCAGCACCGCTGAAACCATTACACCAAGCCTGGAGCGAGCCGATGTTCTTGCCGGGATGGCGGGGGTTGGCTTGATGCTCGTTTCCATCCTCTGGACCCGGGCCTCTCCACGCAGTCCGGAAGCGGTTGCGCTGGAGGGTGAACAGGGTTTTGTCCTCTCCTCCGATTTACCCGATGCTGTACGAGCGGAAATGGCGTGGGGTAGCCATCAGTTCTTGACCGCAACTTCTGCTGCCACGATTCTTGTTTTTTGGGAGGGCTCGGTTCTGCTTCGCCGGGGCCTTCTGGGCGTTGGTGATTTTGAACCTGGTGAGATCTGTCGACGATCCGTTCAAAAGCAAGAACTGATTTCGCTTGTAAAAACAGCCCTCTACCCAGGCAAAGCTGAGTTTGATCCCGTTTTGCCCGGCTTGCCTTCCGTGATGGTGCAACCTCTTGGAGAGAGTGGCTGGGTGGTGATTGGTGGCTGGTCGGAGCGATGTTTCAGTCGTTCCGATGAACGGTGGCTATCGGGTTGGGCTGAACGCCTTAAAACGACACTGGAGGTTGCAGAATTAGAAGAAGAAAGCTAG